One Trichosurus vulpecula isolate mTriVul1 chromosome 7, mTriVul1.pri, whole genome shotgun sequence genomic region harbors:
- the MAPK13 gene encoding mitogen-activated protein kinase 13, with translation MSLLRKRGFYKQEVNKTAWELPKNYVTLTHVGSGAYGAVCSAIDKKSEEKVAIKKLSRPFQSQIFAKRAYRELMLLKHMQHENVIGLLNVFTSATSLHSFHDFYLVMPFMQTDLQKIMGMEFSEDKVQYLVYQMLKGLKYIHSAGVIHRDLKPGNLAVNEDCELKILDFGLARHADAEMTGYVVTRWYRAPEVILSWMHYNQTVDIWSVGCIMAEMLTGKTLFKGKDYLDQLTQILKVTGVPGADFVQKLQDKAAKSYIQSLPQSPKKDFSQLFPHASPQAADLLEKMLELDVDKRLTAAQALAHPFFDQFRDPEEETVAQQPFDDSMEHEKLTVDEWKSLIYKEVSNFSPIARKDSKRRSLMKLQ, from the exons ATGAGCCTCCTCCGGAAAAGGGGCTTCTACAAGCAAGAAGTGAACAAGACCGCCTGGGAACTGCCCAAGAACTACGTGACCCTGACCCACGTGGGCAGCGGGGCCTACGGCGCCGTGTG CTCAGCCATCGAtaagaagtcagaagagaaggtGGCAATCAAGAAGCTTAGCCGACCTTTCCAGTCACAGATCTTTGCCAAGAGGGCCTATCGGGAGCTGATGCTGTTGAAGCACATGCAGCATGAGAAT GTTATCGGACTGTTGAACGTCTTTACTTCGGCTACCTCCCTGCACAGCTTCCATGATTT ctaTCTGGTAATGCCATTCATGCAGACGGATCTCCAGAAGATTATGGGCATGGAATTCAGTGAAGATAAGGTCCAGTACCTTGTCTATCAGATGCTGAAAGGGCTCAAG tATATCCACTCTGCTGGGGTCATCCACAGG gacttgaaaccaggaaaCCTGGCTGTGAATGAAGACTGTGAACTGAAG ATCCTAGATTTTGGGTTGGCCAGGCATGCAGACGCTGAGATGACAGGCTACGTGGTGACTCGTTGGTACCGGGCCCCAGAAGTGATTCTCAGCTGGATGCACTATAATCAGACAG TGGACATCTGGTCTGTTGGCTGCATCATGGCAGAGATGCTGACTGGGAAAACTCTGTTCAAGGGAAAAGACT ACTTGGACCAACTGACCCAGATCCTGAAGGTGACTGGGGTTCCTGGAGCAGACTTTGTACAGAAGTTACAGGACAAAGCG GCCAAATCCTATATCCAGTCCCTGCCTCAGAGTCCCAAGAAGGATTTCTCACAACTTTTCCCTCACGCTAGCCCCCAGG CGGCAGACCTGTTAGAGAAGATGCTTGAGTTGGACGTGGACAAGCGCTTGACAGCGGCGCAGGCTCTCGCCCATCCCTTCTTTGACCAGTTCCGGGATCCAGAGGAGGAGACAGTAGCCCAGCAGCCATTTGATGACTCCATGGAACATGAGAAGCTCACAGTGGATGAATGGAAGA GTCTCATCTACAAGGAGGTTTCAAATTTCAGCCCTATAGCTCGGAAGGATTCCAAGAGAAGAAGTCTCATGAAACTACAATGA